Part of the Osmia bicornis bicornis chromosome 7, iOsmBic2.1, whole genome shotgun sequence genome, attgttaatggcttgaccagtgttgttattaacactgggagcctaaggaagtagacgtggagacgaacctacgtatggctaacgtagggagctccaggaggttggctatggtggacgaacctacgtatggctaacgtagggagccacaggaaaggtgtagagtggaggacgaacctacgtatggctaacgtagggagcctcaggagagtgatatgcggacgaacctacgtatggctaacgtagggagccgcaggaagcgttagtattaggtctcgtaacttgattgatgtacctcgagcggtaaaggtacaccttagtgggtttctggacagtaaatataattgtacaatagtatgtaaattaaactagtttgagtttattctctattccggaccttacaattgttgtgtgtaattgtcgcggtattcaatgaattgcactctaggttgcacgtttgaaatgagttgaataaataaagtttagtttcgattccgcgaagcaagaatctaatccttctcggttttcacgaacacgagcaaacgggggcggattacaacgattataataatgcttaacagccgacaacgtactgtatagttactgtgagtgcttgaaagggacttgaatacccgatctcgcagagtttcctcgttgcagagattatccgaaaagaacgtactgacgtgtatcgaactgattctagacttcaactagacccgaggtgcccttgtcgccaccctttttatactcaaaaactagagtaaaaagggtggtggggactgactctacgtgacccgtaggaccgcgcccttgctttgcgttggtctcgaattttctagaagacggttggtgtcgggtgcacacatccgattccatataaggaaatttcttgagaagggtttgtaacaccatataaggaaatttccaagacggatacgtaacatctCCCCTCTAAGATGAAACATCGTTTGTTACGATGCTTTCACCATTCGGAGTCGGATGAGTACACCAAAATTGCCAAATGATTCTATTACTTTTGAACTGAACTATTGCGATGTGTGGTGTGCGTGTATGTAATTGTGTATATGTGGGGACTTAGCTTAGGGAGTTTTTGATTGATGGCCACCGTTGCTGGTTGATCGGTTGGATGCTGGTCCTTGGAGTGGCTGGTCCCATGTTGGTGGAGGGGTGCCTGGGCGCAGTTTCCTGCGTTTCCTCATGCTATCACCCGGCGTCCAGGTTGTGATGTTGTCATCGGTGATCTGGGCCAGGAGCAACCCATTCTCCCAGATGTAGGACACCGCAGGTTGTCGGTTCTCCTTTCCTCGTTGCGATGCCATTGAGGTTCCCTGGTCGATTGCCTTTGGGTCTCGTGTCTGGCTGGCACGTCCAAGGTTGAATTTGCCGCTGCCTGGCTGGAAAGGTCCCTGTGACCTTATAATGGGCCCGGTGCGGTACTCCTTGAGCCCACTACCCATTTGTCCGGTTTGTATTGCGATCGTCCTTTGCggtgtttaaattatctgcTGCTATGTTGCGGGTTTCAGTCAGTCTTGTGATTAGATGAGTGAGGTAAGTTCCATAAGTATCCAATTCTTCTCCCTCTGGAAAAGAACTTGGTTGTCGGGCTGGTTTTCCAAAGATCAGCTCGTGCGGGGTGAAATTGGTAGCTTCGTGAACTGACGTGTTGTAGGATAGCGTTGCGAAAGGTAGGTACAGGTCCCAGTCCtcgtatgaatccatgtaatgttttaagtattctataagtacgatatgacttctctccagagaaccattggtttgtggtctgtaacctgaagtagtaacttgtttaattttgaaaatttctgccaagtgcgtcatgacttttcccataaagcttgttcctctatccgttaaaatttcacgaggtgttccgaaaattgaaatgaaatgtctcGCGAACGCATCAGCTATGGTTGTAGCTTTGATGTTTGGTAGTGCAACGGCTATGCAATATTTGGTCAAGTTATCCTGCATGGTTAAGATGTGGCGGTTTCCCCCAGAAGTCTCAGGGAGTGGTCCAACAGTGTCTAGAGCGATTTTATCAAACGCTTCCAATGGTGTGTCTGTGATTAGCATCGGTTGTCGAGTTTTCGCTCTTACTAACTTCTGTTCCTGACAGCTTTTGCATTTCCTGATGAACTCTTGAATATCATTTCTTATTCCTGGCCATGAATATTTTGCTCTTATACGTTTGTAGGTTTTTGTTACTCCTTTATGTCCTCCTAATAAACTGCTATGGGCTTcctctattatttgttttcggaTGTTTTCGGATGGTAACCTTATTGTTCCCAGGCATAGGGTAATCTCTATGCTGGtatctttaaatactttattaatcagggcttgatatctctgaatggtaggtcgatcctgcttcctggttatagtcagtcgaatatttgttgtcctggtttctctgagagcggttctcaagttttgcagtgccgaaacgacgtcttcttctttgatttcttcccaaaaattccgtgtaacaaaaacggtaaagatttgaaattcttgcctGGATGTGGTAATGACTTGTCCTTTCTTTGGATTATTGTTGCAGAGGTCCTCCTTTCCGAGATAGCCAACATCGACAAGCATTCTTCCTCCAGGATCAATTAGTTGGCAATCTGCGGATGTCAAGTGTGCGTAATTTCCCTTTGTGGTGATGAGCGTTTCttcgcaatttattattttacagcggccgtgatcatcttgttcttcttccgatGATGAGTCTTCTGGGTGTGATGATAATGAGTCCGCTGCTGATTCATAGCAGATGGGCAGAGTATTACTAAAGTGCATTGGAGTGCTTTCTTGAATTTGTGTACCCGGTGGAGTCTGCGGTCTGGCAGGTTGTAGGGGTGGTTGTAAACCTTGAACATCTGGTCCGTCTGTTGGTGGTGTAGGAGGGTCAGGTAGTTCCACGACAGTAGACGCAGGCCTTATGGTAGTCTgactgttttcctcttcgtcgaaagatattaaatcttcagtattttgtggagtctcggaagtggttggacttggtatgaaatgaccagcggtttgagtggaatgcgctattggcataaatggagaggttaggttgatatcatcccgtagttccaacagattttgtgaaggggtaggtaatggtgattttatgattggtgtgatcctgtcggttggatcttgatgtattttccttcttctaattGATCGGGGTTGAGGCGTGATTGTCGCTTCATCAGAACTGCTGGTATCTTCCGTGTATGTTGGTCTTTTCTCCCGATCTCGTCGCAATTCATGGATGCGTCGCCCAATGGTATCCGGCTGAGGGTCCGCGTTTGGTATTGGCACTTTGAACTCCTTGTCTTCTCGTGGAATCAAAGGGAGACAGACTGTAGGAGGGTTCCGAGATAAAGCGTCTgcgtttttgtttattttcccaGGCTTGTGAATAACATCGTACTCGTACTCTAAGAgtcttaatttccattttactagCCGTGAAGTGGGGTCTTTAACTGAATGTAACCAAACCAGCGGTCGATGATCCGTGACAAGTGTAAATCTTCGTCCGAAGACATATGGTCGGAAATACTGTACTGCGTATACCATGGCTAGACACTCCTTTTCCGttgctgaataatttctttcggctagattcaaacttcgagaagcgtatgcaattggtaagtctcgtccaatttctccttggcttaaaactgccccaatcgcatgatccgaagcatccgtcgtgataacaaatggtcgttcaaaatctggatattgtaatattggttGTGTACAGAGTTCTTTACACAATAGTTCAAAACTCCCTTGTTGTTCTTCAGTCCATTGGAAAGGGGTTCCTTTTCCCAACAGCTGAACTAGTGGTTTTGCCTTTAGAGAGTAATCCTTGATGAATCGGCGATAGTATCCCGTCAGTCCCAGAAACTGTTGCACATTCTTCTGTGTTTTTGGAATCGGAAAGTTTTTTACGGCGTGAAGTTTCCTAGGATCTGGTTTAACCCCGTCAGCAGACAAAATGTGTCCCAGATAGGCAACCTCTTTGcgtaggaattcgcatttattaGTCTGTAGAGTAAGTCCATATTCCCTGAGGCGATCGAAtagttttttaactttaatttcgtgttcacgcagcgatgaagaaaaaacaatcatatCATCTATGAACACAAGTACGTTTTCCAGGCCTGATGTTACCCGGTTCATGACGCGTTGGAATGTCGGTGGTGCGTTCttcaaaccaaaaggcatacgCACAAACTCGAAATGTCCATGTGGGGTTGTAAACGCGGTCTTCTGTCTGTCCTTTGGGTTCATTTCAATCTGATGAAATCCATTTGCCAAATCAaatattgagaagtattttgctccgcctaccttgtctagtatttctggaatattaggtaatggaaacttgtcgcctgttgttttttcgtttaatgcacGAAAGTCGATTACCATTCGCCAACGTTTGTTACCATCGGCGTCCGGTTTCTTCGGTACAATCCATAAAGGAGAATTGTATGGTGAGGTGGATGGTCTAATAATACCCTGCGATAGCAGAGCTTCAACCTGTCGTTGTATCTCCTCCTGATGTACTGGTGGGTACCGATACTGTCTAGTATTAATCGGAATGTCGTCTGTTGTGTAAATAGagtgatgaaaatttggaacctTGCCCAGGTTATCTCCAGGTAGGAAAAATCTATCAGAAAATTCCCTGACAATTTTGAACACATGTTGTCGTTCTTCAGAGTTTAGATGATCGGTCCTTAAAAGATCTTGGATACGTGTAGTTCTGTCTTCCTTTGTTTCCTTTGCTAGATACGAAGGAATAGGATCGTCATCTGATGAGTCAAAAATCTCATACGGATGTATGCGTTGTGGTTCAatgtcgatttcgatttcgtcttCTCCGGTGTTTGTGGCTAGGACATAgcaaattccatcatgattgcaGACTGCTGCTTCTCCAATGTAGACCTGTTCAGGAGTCTTGATTCGTGCTAGGTACCCTTCCATAACCTCCGGATTTGCGACTGGAACTGCAATTTGGAGAGCTGTGCGTCCTGGCAATCTATGTTTAATTGGCAATACTGGATGCAGTTCCATCTCCTCAGCGTTACTGAAGAATATAGGTTTAATAGGTTGGTTACGAGTTACCAAGGTTTTATGGTAATAGGAAATTTCAGCCCcttcctgtaataaaaaagggcttcctatgagtccatcagcggaaataggcaagtcctctactacgtaaaattccgtagcagatccattaatttgcaaactgGTAGTTCCCAAGGTTCGGATCGTAGATGATGCGAGCCCAGCGATTTTTAGATCTTCCTTCGATGTGATTCCGGCCTTTTCTCCTAGAGCATGAAGAACTACCAGATTTACAGAAGCTCCtccatcaattagaaattctcccgttcctttttccagttctggaaccttgatcctgatgcgtggggttggtgcttccttgattcgtcttcctgtttctggtctgcaaatcggaccattttccggcgatcttcgttgcgtacgctcaccgcctcgccgtttgggtgagcgttgttggagtttaaaggtttcctcaaaggtgagaaattccctcgtgactcccttcgatactggaatcggggtctttcgcggcgaggtgatttttcacaatccTTCCAACCGTGTCCGACCGTACTGCAGTTTGCGCAATAAAAGTCGTaaacatcgtgtttggtgttgaACGGCTCGTCATATTTTGGCGCCTCCGGTGAGTGGTTTGGAGAGCGTGAATAATCATGCTTACGTAAAGTCAACGCCGTTGCACGTGAAGCTCGTTCTTCGAACTCCGGTTCGGAACCAGATGTGCTGCGATCCCTTGGTCTTTGCCGATAGGGTGACGGTGACTGAGGGTACACACGCCTGTGTTCCTTCTCTCGAGGACGTCTCCAGCTGAGAAAGTCCTCTTCTCTACGACGACTAGGTGATGCCTTCTCCTGAATCTGTCGTCGGTTCTTGAGGCGACGTTCAATTTGTAGCACAGCTTCGTACGCCTCTTCTaaagttttaatctttttgtCCAGAGCGGCGATTCTCCAGGCCACACGCTCCGGTAAACCCTCAAGGAAATTCTCCAAGATGTCCATTTCCATCTCCTTGATGAGCTGATCCACGTTGGTCGTGTACCTCTCGCGGATCGCGATACGAGATCCATGGGCAAGTTTGCTGGCTCTGTCGATGTACTTCCTTAGTGATTCGTCCTCACGGATTTTAAGGCGCGAAACCTCAGCTTGGAAATACGCCAAGTTCTTCCCAGGAGCGTAtcgttttttcaaatgttgtaacaattgagttacattgttgaattgtttatCTTGGATACTAATCCGCGCCGGACCGGTGAGTTTAGTCAACACGATACTCAGATACTCTGTTTCCGACGTATCTGGTATTAACGCGAGCCCGTTTTCTACACTCTGAGCGAAAACCGACAAAGCTGGATTCTCGCCATCGAAAGTGGGTATCGGCGCGGTAGCGAATTGAATACAATTACGCTGTGTTAACAAGGCCATAGAATTAGCCATTGTTAAGGTAAGATTCGCGACTTCGTCAGCCGAAAGCCTGGTTTCTGGCATTTTAACGCGAAAATCCTatagaacaattataatacaagtccagttgtatccacggtatccttacggatatttattcagtggatcccaccgctgccaccagttttgttacgagccggagggggcggctgcgtagccggggcttaatttaggtatatggtaattgttaatggcttgaccagtgttgttattaacactgggagcctaaggaagtagacgtggagacgaacctacgtatggctaacgtagggagctccaggaggttggctatggtggacgaacctacgtatggctaacgtagggagccacaggaaaggtgtagagtggaggacgaacctacgtatggctaacgtagggagcctcaggagagtgatatgcggacgaacctacgtatggctaacgtagggagccgcaggaagcgttagtattaggtctcgtaacttgattgatgtacctcgagcggtaaaggtacaccttagtgggtttctggacagtaaatataattgtacaatagtatgtaaattaaactagtttgagtttattctctattccggaccttacaattgttgtgtgtaattgtcgcggtattcaatgaattgcactctaggttgcacgtttgaaatgagttgaataaataaagtttagtttcgattccgcgaagcaagaatctaatccttctcggttttcacgaacacgagcaaacgggggcggattacaacgattataataatgcttaacagccgacaacgtactgtatagttactgtgagtgcttgaaagggacttgaatacccgatctcgcagagtttcctcgttgcagagattatccgaaaagaacgtactgacgtgtatcgaactgattctagacttcaactagacccgaggtgcccttgtcgccaccctttttatactcaaaaactagagtaaaaagagtggtggggactgactctacgtgacccgtaggaccgcgcccttgctttgcgttggtctcgaattttctagaagacggttggtgtcgggtgcacacatccgattccatataaggaaatttcttgagaagggtttgtaacaccatataaggaaatttccaagacggatacgtaacacaaccaaaaaattatggagtaaaagaatttgatagatacattgaacaaattatcaaaagaagaggattattaaattacataagTTTGTTTTGTAAATCATAAtgtcagaatattttaaataaataaattaataagaGAAAATGAGACTTCACCTTTCACTCTCATCTATTCTGTATCACTTGTATTGTATTTACAAATCTCAAATTCATTTCATCCAACTACAACAGTCCAACTGAAATATTCCAATACTCAGTCTAATCAGAAAAAgtattaaaacatttagaaacgatcttgttcaaagaagacttatggagaaaaggtagaaaaggaaattcaaGTACTATgaattagttttatttcaccatAGGCAAACATAACCTAAAATCTTACGAAACGGAATTCACTAAATTTCTTGACAATTGtactagataatattaattacatttaatccgacaatatattgtgccagttacaattctttttcttgatagtctccaatatttcaaaattttctagcGAAACCCAGAGATAGGTTTTGTTATGCTCCGGTCGAAACCGAGAGTGTTTACTTTCTCAAACTATCAGCTGCTATCAGCTGTCCACTAGGCCAACGACCCGATGATGTCGTCTCTGTCAGTCATAGACAGCAATAGACAGGCGACGTCGTCGGGATAACAACCTCGCCAGGTGGTCGACAACTTAGTGTTGCGATCCTCGCTGGTGTGAACCAGGCTGTATAAATTATGAACTAGGTTGTAAAGAAAGTTGAATGTGGTAGCTGAAGTGcatcaaatttaaattgtaaagGAAGAACAGTATTTTGTTATCAAGGATACCTTATTATACAGCTCGATCAGTAGAAGAGAATCGGTTTTTCGTTATCAAATGTTAGTAATGGATAGAATTAATGAGCGTTGCTAACGATGATTTACTTAGTGATCAGGAGCTGTATATATAGGGGAACCTTGCGGAATCGCGTGCTTTATCTTTTGTCCTTTGTTCTTTGTAACCGCTCAAGAGAAGTACTCGtgtaaaacaattaatttcaattcaatttattgTTCTTGTTCTAATTCATTAAACTTAAAGTTAATCGTTATTAAAAGTTtagttcattttaaataatttaaatcagTTTACTATTACTTTAAAATAGGAGTCCCGTGCAGGCAGCGGTTGCGAACGGACGTGTGACGTGTGAGTGAAGCGAGTAAAGAGTGAAAAGGTGAAAAGTGAAAAAGCGAAAAACAAGGATAGTAGAAAAAGTGAGTGGGGAGAGCAAAGAAGGAGGAGCAGTGcaggataaaagaaaaatcacagggagaaaagaaaagagaggacCGACAGAAAGGGCGACAAAAGTGTGAGGTTAGAGAAAGCAGAAGATAGGAAAGCGCGGCAACGCGAGAAAGGAAGGTGCAGGAAGCGACACCTAGGGGACAGGAAGGAAAATAGGAAGGCAGAAGGAATGCCGGGGGATAAGGAAGAGCCAGGAAGAATCGGAGACGGAGGTCAGCGtaggaaagaagaaacgaaagagttGAGAAAAACAGCAGAAGGAAAGGAAGAGATAGGAAAAGCGGACAAAGGGGTGAGAAGAGGCAGACCGACTAACGTAGAGGCGCTGAAGAGAGAAAAGAGTTTAAGTACAGGAAATATGCCAAGCATAGAGAAAATTTGGAAGCGGAAGAGAGGAGCGGATCagggggaggaggaggggggaGAAAGAGGAGCGGGAGACCCTACACAAGTAGAGGGGTGGATTTTTAGAGAAAGTAACCTAATAGAGAGATCCCCTgaaaggaaaaaggagaaaacgGAGGAAGAAGGAGGAATTGGAGAATTAAAAGAGATGATGAAAAAGTTAGGAGAGGGGCAAAAGGAGCTGGGAGAGAGGATAGAAGCAAGCACAAGGACACTAGGAATAGAAATGAGAGAGGAGATAGCAGGAATAAAAGGAGAAATAGGGAAGATAAAGGAGGAAATGAAGGAAAGGGAGGATAACTGGCTGGAACAAAAAAGAGATAtgcaaaagaaaatggaaagacTAATGAAAAAAGTGGAGGAAATAGAAAGAGgggaaaaggagaaagaaaacaataacTGGAGAACATTtgaagagaaaatgaaaagatggGAGAGGGGAGCAGAAGAGcaaagaaaggagaagaatGGAGGAGAGGCGGTAGCAAGCAGGCTGAGAGAACTAGAGAGGAAATgggagaggaaagaaaaagaggaaaggagaaagaacATAATAATTAAAGGGATAAAAGTGAAGAGAGAAGCGATGAAGGAGAGAGCAGAAGAGATAATGAAGCAGATTGGAGTACAAGACGCAATAGAGGAAGTAAAGCCAGTAGGGTATACGGAAGGGGGGAGAGAAGTAAATATGGTACAGCTAAGACTGAGGTCCTTGGAGCACAAGAGAATCGTGATGATGAAGAAGAAAGCACTGAGGGGGGGAGAGGAAAGAATAGAAGAGGACCTGACATGGAAGGAAAGGAGGATACAATGGAAGATAAGAAAAATCGCAAAGGAAGAAAGGGAAAAGGGGAGAAACGTATGGGTGGATTACGggaaaataagaatagaagGTAAATGGTGGAGGTGGGATGAGGAGACCGAGACGTTAAAGGATGGAGGTGGGAAAGAGTGGCACGGAAAACAGGGAGAGGCGAGTAAGACGGGGGAAGAGAACTGAGGGATAAAAGAGGAGAAGGAGAGGAGCAAGTAAGTagggaagaaaagagagaaaaggggAGAGGCAAGAAGgaggagaaggaaaaagaaaaaaaacaggagaaaaagagaaaggggagggaaaaggaagggaaaaaagcTGAGACAAGAGAGAATATAAAGGAAAAGGGCAAAGAGGGAGGGGGGGAGAGGGAAGTGTGGGAAATAGGATTTTGGAACTGTGCGGGGGTTAGAAACAAAGATGAGGGCTTCTGGAAGACGATCGCACAATGGGACGTAGTAGTTCTAATGGAGACATGGCTAGAGCAGAAAGGTTAGGACAGAGTGAAAGGAGAGCTACCAAAAGGATACAGATGGGAAGCGCAGTTGgcaaaaagaaagaacaaaaaagGAAGGGCAATGGGAGGAATGC contains:
- the LOC114881505 gene encoding uncharacterized protein PF11_0207-like, whose protein sequence is MPGDKEEPGRIGDGGQRRKEETKELRKTAEGKEEIGKADKGVRRGRPTNVEALKREKSLSTGNMPSIEKIWKRKRGADQGEEEGGERGAGDPTQVEGWIFRESNLIERSPERKKEKTEEEGGIGELKEMMKKLGEGQKELGERIEASTRTLGIEMREEIAGIKGEIGKIKEEMKEREDNWLEQKRDMQKKMERLMKKVEEIERGEKEKENNNWRTFEEKMKRWERGAEEQRKEKNGGEAVASRLRELERKWERKEKEERRKNIIIKGIKVKREAMKERAEEIMKQIGVQDAIEEVKPVGYTEGGREVNMVQLRLRSLEHKRIVMMKKKALRGGEERIEEDLTWKERRIQWKIRKIAKEEREKGRNVWVDYGKIRIEGKWWRWDEETETLKDGGGKEWHGKQGEASKTGEEN
- the LOC123987996 gene encoding uncharacterized protein LOC123987996, translating into MANSMALLTQRNCIQFATAPIPTFDGENPALSVFAQSVENGLALIPDTSETEYLSIVLTKLTGPARISIQDKQFNNVTQLLQHLKKRYAPGKNLAYFQAEVSRLKIREDESLRKYIDRASKLAHGSRIAIRERYTTNVDQLIKEMEMDILENFLEGLPERVAWRIAALDKKIKTLEEAYEAVLQIERRLKNRRQIQEKASPSRRREEDFLSWRRPREKEHRRVYPQSPSPYRQRPRDRSTSGSEPEFEERASRATALTLRKHDYSRSPNHSPEAPKYDEPFNTKHDVYDFYCANCSTEGAEISYYHKTLVTRNQPIKPIFFSNAEEMELHPVLPIKHRLPGRTALQIAVPVANPEVMEGYLARIKTPEQVYIGEAAVCNHDGICYVLATNTGEDEIEIDIEPQRIHPYEIFDSSDDDPIPSYLAKETKEDRTTRIQDLLRTDHLNSEERQHVFKIVREFSDRFFLPGDNLGKVPNFHHSIYTTDDIPINTRQYRYPPVHQEEIQRQVEALLSQGIIRPSTSPYNSPLWIVPKKPDADGNKRWRMIEMNPKDRQKTAFTTPHGHFEFVRMPFGLKNAPPTFQRVMNRGIWTYSTD